GACGGGGATGCGAATGCAGGCAGGGCGGCCCACAAATGGCCCGAGCACCAGCTCGCCATTGACCATGCGATAAAAGCCCGTCCAGTTGCAGCTAGGGAGGAACTCACCCAGCAGGGCCGCGACATTCGCCATGTTGGCCACGCCATCGCGCTCGCCATCGGTCAAGGCCGACGCAGCGGCAAGGAGGTCGCGGTAGAGATCGGCCTTGGAGCCATTCGGGTCGGGCGAAAAATCGAACATGGGCGCCATCTAGCGAGCATTTGCGTTGCCGCAAGATATCATCCGCCCTAGGTTGCCGGCCCATGAGCTTGCTGAAGAAGATCCTCCTCGCCATTCTGATACTGCTGCTGATCGGCGCTGCCGTGCTGTGGTACCTTTTCCAGGGCGACACCGCGCAATATACACTGGAGCAGACGACGGGCACCGATCCCACGCTCGCCGAGCCCGATCCGCAGCTGGTGCCGACTGTCGATATCGCCGAACCGATCGGCTGGGCCGAAGGTGCTGCGCCGACGGCGGCCGAGGGACTCACCGTCAATCGCTTTGCCGAGGGGCTGGACCATCCGCGCGTCGTTTACGCCATGCCCAATGGAGACGTGCTGGTCACGCTGACCGCGGCACCTCCCGGCGATGTGGCCGGCGGCTGGCTGACCAATTTCGTTGCCGGGATTTTGTTCGACCGCGCCGGCTCTGGCGGAGAATCGGCGAACCAGCTTATCCTTCTGCGCGATACGGACGAGGATGGCGTGGCCGACGAGCAGCACGTGCTGCGCGAAGACGATATGGACTCCCCCTCCGGCATCGCCTGGGCGGATGGCAATCTCTACATCGCCAATCACAACGCCGTGCTGCGCTTCGATTATGAAGAAGGCGCGAATGCCGTGACGGGCGAGCCCGAGAAGCTCGCCGACCTGCCGCCTGCGGGCAATCACTGGATGCGCAACCTCATC
This sequence is a window from Aurantiacibacter gangjinensis. Protein-coding genes within it:
- a CDS encoding GAF domain-containing protein, with the protein product MFDFSPDPNGSKADLYRDLLAAASALTDGERDGVANMANVAALLGEFLPSCNWTGFYRMVNGELVLGPFVGRPACIRIPVGVGVCGAAAETGQTQLVDDVHAFPGHIACDAQSRSELVVPIKQAGQVIAVIDLDSPDLAFFDEEDRDGIEALAAMLADRI